One Synergistota bacterium genomic window carries:
- a CDS encoding GAF domain-containing protein: MGDIKEDERGDDGAVRGAFGLLIGVIIGFLLAFFGFSVHRDWIDLLILLLLAFLVWKVYLYDVKRIRRREEFGRIIAEFASKLGSALTKLAVLKEAILFFKWRMKDSDVRVFIYDKGSFKEVKLVSETVVLEDVGEDIAYALEEVFEKRDVLRKGEFLYTPISYGTENRGVLRVKVLYGKSDLEVETNFWRVIALKMAVFLSKAEIITSLQKTNRRFFILYDVARNLGRRYGSEKEFMETLVSLIMHHLRAVNVAIFLKEGESLKHICGAGKLSGRCEGLELRFDGNSMVEKAFLTGEPVVVKDFTCSSHKAVCPMMCSGMAVPLKLRDKVVGVIVIEGEEVERFDEEDLEIMKAIAGLMEVSMERIRYLQSLRATHSRLLLLYGISRRFTALVEMEEAANELVKMLCKELKYLSVMLLLEKDGYLHQIASCGLPEEFKDREIALSESNIVSEVFRTERPYIARDVEKDPLYLKWDDRVKGQLSVPIKKDGKIYGVLTVTTTGEKILPQDIEALTILANLFAHVLEREELYFSITLALAKTIEMKDPYTHGHCERVMKWALLLADKVGLSPKDKKNLRYAAVLHDIGKIGVPGRILNKPGKLTDEEYDMVKKHPILGEEILRPISLFKEVAKWVRWHHERWDGKGYPDGLKGEEIPIGVRILSLADSFDAMVSDRPYRSALSLEKAMREIRENRGKQFDPVLADIFLEILRERNGKL; encoded by the coding sequence ATGGGAGATATTAAAGAGGATGAAAGGGGGGATGATGGAGCGGTGAGAGGCGCTTTCGGCTTGCTTATTGGAGTAATTATTGGATTTCTACTCGCTTTCTTTGGCTTTTCCGTTCACAGAGATTGGATAGATCTTCTAATATTGCTTTTGCTTGCCTTTCTCGTATGGAAGGTTTATTTATACGATGTTAAAAGGATAAGAAGAAGGGAGGAATTTGGACGCATAATAGCCGAATTTGCTTCAAAGCTTGGTAGCGCTTTGACGAAGCTTGCGGTTTTAAAGGAAGCCATTTTGTTTTTTAAGTGGCGCATGAAAGATAGCGATGTGAGAGTTTTCATTTATGATAAAGGAAGCTTTAAGGAGGTCAAGCTTGTTTCTGAAACGGTGGTTTTGGAAGATGTGGGTGAGGATATCGCTTATGCTTTAGAGGAGGTTTTTGAGAAAAGGGATGTCTTGAGGAAAGGTGAGTTTCTTTATACTCCTATTTCTTATGGCACTGAGAATCGGGGCGTGCTCCGGGTCAAAGTTCTTTATGGAAAGAGCGATCTGGAAGTGGAAACTAACTTCTGGAGGGTCATCGCCCTTAAGATGGCGGTATTCTTGAGTAAGGCGGAAATTATAACATCCCTTCAGAAGACAAACAGGAGATTCTTCATTCTCTATGATGTAGCTCGCAACCTCGGGAGAAGATACGGCAGTGAAAAGGAATTTATGGAAACCCTTGTTTCTCTAATAATGCATCATTTAAGAGCGGTTAATGTGGCTATCTTCTTAAAGGAGGGAGAGTCGCTCAAGCACATCTGCGGTGCGGGTAAGCTAAGTGGGAGGTGTGAGGGACTGGAGCTCAGGTTTGATGGAAATAGTATGGTAGAGAAAGCTTTTTTGACGGGGGAGCCCGTTGTGGTCAAGGATTTTACCTGCTCATCTCACAAAGCGGTTTGTCCGATGATGTGTAGCGGTATGGCGGTACCGCTTAAGCTTCGCGATAAAGTTGTGGGAGTGATAGTAATAGAAGGTGAGGAAGTAGAAAGGTTTGATGAGGAGGATCTAGAGATCATGAAGGCCATAGCTGGACTTATGGAGGTCTCTATGGAGAGAATCAGATATCTACAGTCGCTTAGGGCGACGCACTCACGTTTGCTTCTACTTTATGGGATTTCAAGGAGGTTCACCGCTCTCGTTGAGATGGAAGAAGCGGCTAATGAGCTCGTTAAAATGCTTTGTAAGGAGTTAAAATATCTATCAGTGATGCTTTTGCTTGAAAAGGATGGATATCTTCATCAGATTGCCTCGTGTGGTCTTCCTGAGGAATTCAAAGACAGGGAGATTGCTCTTAGCGAAAGTAACATAGTTTCTGAGGTCTTCCGCACCGAAAGACCCTATATAGCGCGAGATGTTGAAAAGGATCCTCTTTATCTTAAGTGGGATGATAGAGTAAAGGGACAGCTTTCTGTGCCGATAAAGAAAGACGGCAAAATATATGGCGTTCTTACGGTTACAACCACAGGGGAGAAGATACTGCCACAAGATATAGAGGCTCTCACTATACTTGCGAATCTATTTGCTCACGTTTTGGAAAGAGAGGAGCTTTATTTCTCTATAACGCTGGCGCTTGCGAAAACGATAGAAATGAAGGATCCTTATACTCATGGACACTGCGAGAGGGTTATGAAGTGGGCACTGCTTCTGGCAGATAAGGTTGGGCTAAGCCCTAAGGACAAGAAGAATCTGAGGTATGCTGCGGTGCTACATGATATAGGCAAGATAGGAGTTCCTGGAAGAATACTTAACAAGCCGGGGAAGCTCACGGATGAGGAGTATGATATGGTTAAAAAGCACCCCATTCTCGGAGAGGAGATATTAAGACCTATCTCTCTCTTTAAAGAGGTTGCGAAGTGGGTGAGGTGGCATCATGAGAGATGGGATGGTAAGGGGTATCCTGATGGCCTTAAGGGTGAGGAGATCCCCATAGGCGTTAGGATTTTATCACTCGCTGATTCCTTTGATGCCATGGTTTCAGATAGACCTTATAGAAGCGCTCTCTCGCTTGAGAAGGCAATGCGGGAGATAAGGGAAAATCGGGGAAAGCAGTTTGATCCGGTTCTTGCAGATATTTTCCTCGAGATCTTGAGGGAGAGGAATGGAAAGCTATAG
- the dcd gene encoding dCTP deaminase → MSVIPSQEIIKALESGDIKVIPLLDSSLQVGKGSLDVRLGLDFVLFRKRVMGAFDPLGGDAPFLPMLGERVFLEPGQAFVLHPGDFALSSTLEYIALSDRYMAYVEGRSSWGRLGLVVATATVVSPGYRGVITLELANLGVAPLYLYPGTRIAQLVFHEVKGREIRDYEKARSKYMGSLLPEVGFLWRDPEWEILKRMKGGMMER, encoded by the coding sequence ATGTCGGTAATTCCCTCTCAGGAGATAATTAAGGCTTTAGAAAGCGGCGATATAAAGGTAATACCCTTGCTTGACTCCTCTCTTCAGGTGGGAAAAGGAAGCCTCGATGTAAGGTTAGGGCTTGATTTCGTTCTCTTCAGAAAGAGAGTTATGGGGGCTTTTGACCCTCTTGGAGGAGATGCCCCCTTTTTGCCTATGCTTGGCGAGAGAGTTTTTCTTGAGCCGGGACAAGCTTTTGTTCTCCACCCTGGGGACTTTGCCCTCTCGAGTACCCTTGAGTATATAGCATTGAGCGATAGGTATATGGCTTACGTTGAGGGAAGGTCTTCATGGGGGAGATTGGGACTCGTTGTTGCCACCGCTACCGTCGTCTCACCAGGATACAGGGGAGTTATAACACTTGAGCTCGCTAACCTTGGAGTAGCGCCTCTTTATCTTTACCCTGGAACGAGGATAGCACAGCTCGTGTTTCATGAGGTTAAAGGCAGGGAAATCAGGGACTACGAGAAAGCGAGAAGCAAGTATATGGGTTCTCTTTTACCTGAGGTAGGATTTCTATGGAGGGATCCTGAATGGGAGATATTAAAGAGGATGAAAGGGGGGATGATGGAGCGGTGA